In a single window of the Fibrobacter sp. genome:
- the galE gene encoding UDP-glucose 4-epimerase GalE: MKIAVIGGAGYIGSHTTRELLDRGHEVCVFDNLSSGLEQNLFPEAGFVKGDILNPDEIGAFLNSFKPEGLVHLAAFKAAGESMINPEKYSVNNITGSINILNAASAAGVKYFVFSSSAATYGAPKYQPVDEEHPTDPENYYGYTKLAIEGFLKWYDKLRGIKFAALRYFNAAGYDVKGRINGLEKNPANLIPVVMEALLGKRKELLVFGNDYDTPDGTGVRDYIHVNDLAIGHGMAFDYLQKNNKSLIVNLGVQQGSSVLDVIHMAEKVSGRKCPYRIVERRPGDPASLVANPAKAHEVLGWKAQYSDLETLLATTWKAYLANEK; encoded by the coding sequence ATGAAGATTGCAGTTATCGGTGGTGCCGGGTACATCGGATCGCACACGACTAGGGAACTTCTCGACCGCGGGCACGAAGTCTGCGTGTTCGACAATCTTTCGAGCGGTCTCGAACAGAATTTGTTCCCCGAGGCGGGATTCGTGAAGGGCGATATCCTGAACCCCGATGAGATTGGCGCGTTTTTGAATAGTTTCAAGCCCGAGGGCCTCGTGCACCTGGCCGCCTTCAAGGCTGCCGGCGAATCGATGATCAATCCCGAAAAGTACAGTGTGAACAACATAACGGGCTCCATCAACATTTTGAATGCCGCCTCCGCTGCCGGCGTAAAGTACTTCGTGTTTTCGAGTTCCGCCGCCACCTATGGCGCCCCGAAGTACCAGCCCGTCGATGAGGAGCACCCGACCGACCCCGAAAATTACTACGGCTACACGAAACTCGCCATCGAAGGATTCCTCAAGTGGTACGACAAGCTTCGCGGAATCAAGTTCGCGGCGCTCCGCTATTTCAATGCGGCGGGCTACGACGTGAAGGGGCGTATCAACGGGCTCGAGAAGAACCCGGCGAACCTCATCCCGGTGGTGATGGAAGCCTTGCTCGGTAAGCGCAAGGAACTGCTCGTGTTCGGTAATGACTACGACACTCCCGATGGAACGGGCGTGCGCGACTACATTCACGTGAACGACCTCGCGATTGGTCACGGGATGGCGTTCGATTACCTGCAGAAGAACAACAAGAGCCTCATCGTGAATCTGGGCGTGCAGCAGGGAAGTTCCGTGCTCGACGTCATCCACATGGCCGAGAAGGTCAGTGGCCGCAAGTGCCCGTACCGCATCGTGGAACGCCGCCCGGGCGACCCCGCTTCCCTCGTGGCGAACCCCGCGAAGGCGCACGAAGTCCTTGGCTGGAAGGCGCAATACAGCGATTTGGAAACGCTTCTTGCGACAACTTGGAAGGCCTACCTCGCGAACGAAAAGTAA